The nucleotide window TATTCCCCCCAGGCTTTGCCCGGCACGACTAGCAGGCCCCCATCCACAGCGTAGGCGCTTGCCGTAACAGAGGCGAGTTTTTCTTGTATGTATTTGGCGGAAGCCCCGATCAGGAGTTCGGATCCCATCCGCCGATTCTTCCAAAGGGGCCTGGCGTAGCCGAGAGAAAGAGAGGTATCACTCGCACCAACGGCGTTCGTTGGTTGACCGGCAGCGTCATAACCATCAAATTTACTGACATTTAAAAAAGTTGCGCTGGCAGCAAACGCACCCAATGTTTGATGCGGATAAGCATAGGCGGCATACTGCTCAGTGACATCCTGAAAATGCTGGGTGTGAGTAAAACCGGCTTCCTGAACCTGGAGTTGAGCCAGCCCGGCGGGATTCCAATACATCGCAAACACATCATCAGCTAGGCCGACCTGCGCTTCGCCCATGGCGATGGCGCGCGGGCCAACGCCGAGTTTCAAGAAATTAGCTGAAGTCGTTCCCGAATCCGCGGCATAAACACTCGCCAGATTAAGGAATGCCGCCGCGATACAGGAAAACCATTTCACAAGAGCCTCTGTTCCATTAGAGGTTCTTCCTGAGAATTTATTCATTTGAAATTACATGTAATGGTGTGTGGCGGTTGAGAGGCAGGCAACAGCATACATGATCAGCGGGCATAAATCTACGACGATAAAACTGAACAATGTTGACGAAAAACGGGGAATCTATTTCAAATATAGAGATATTTCGAGAGGTTGATACAACTCCGGCTGATCAACAAAAAGGGAAGAAAGACCTACAAAATATGATGCAAATTGCTTGAAGAGTCTTGAAGGACAGAGTAACCAATGTTAAACTCCCCTTAGTAAGAAATTTGGAGTAGGGCCAGAACAATCGGGCAGATCCAGGTGAAATAAATGCGGATTGGATGGGCGCGAACTTTTGCGGCGGTTGTCTTTGCGGCTTCGACTTTGTCAGCCGCTTCCCGGCTGTCGGTTCAAATGTCGGGACGAGTCCTGACTCCGAACGGGGACGGTATCAATGATGCCGTGACGTTTAACATCCAGTCCGATCAGGAATCATCTGCCCAGGCCACCGTGATCAATGTCCAAGGCCGGCGCGTTGTCACATTGTTACCGGAAGCCTCCGGCCGGTATCAATGGAATGGCCGCGATGAAACCGGGCGGGTGGTTGAGTCCGGGGTCTACCTCGTGCAGATTGTGCAGAATTCTTCCCTCTTCAACGGCGTCGTCGCCGTCGCCCGCTGATCCCTTAAAAACCTGAAAATAAATATGCCGGTGGTGCCCCCAACGGCCCGCCACAAGACAGGCGGGCCCCCCCGAGCGGTGTGGCGGGGGATTTGAGCGCCACACGACGGGCGCTCACCCGCCGGACGTCTGGCGGGTGAACCCGCTCGAAAGGGAAAGCCCCCCGTGCCCCCAACGGGATTTGAACCCGTGATCTCTGCCTTGAGAGGGCAGCGTCCTAAACCGCTAGACGATGAGGGCACGCGGGGCTTCCTAGATGGCATTCCGAGCGCTGACGGAAAGCATTATAACATCACGATCTAGTTTCCTGCTCGAGAGGGGCCGTTCTTTCCCCAGAGCGAAAGAGTCTTCCCTTTCCAGACAGGATGGTAGCGGGATTCCAGATAAGCGCGGACGATTTTAAGTTGGTGTTGTTCGCGATTTGTTATGTCAGCAAGTCGGGAGGGAGTCACCACTAAATTATTGGTGCCATCCAGGTTGGAAGTGACTTCTTGTTCTGTTGCTGGGTCGTACAAGTAGTCGGGAAGGTAATAAGGTGTTGGGTTCGAACGCCCGCAGATAAACCCAATGGCTCCTGCCCGGGTGAGCGTTAACAGGGGGACGTCCCGCGTGGCCAGTCGATCCGCTGCCTGGCATAGTTCCCGAATCTCCGGATCAATGATTGTCTGGCTGAGCGGGTCCGGGGAATGTTGCCAGCGTAACGCGGACCACCGCTCCACCGATGCCGTTGTCTGCAGGCGGAAACGGGAGAGCAGCGCCATCTGTCCATTGAGATAGAAGCCTATCCCCAGGGCTGTTCCTAAAGCCGCCATCGCTTTCAAAGGTTTGGCCCTCCAGGTTTGGTCCAATAACCATAGACCCAGCAGGAGGCTGTAGGGAGAGGAAAAAGAAAGATGTTCAAAATCACAGTGGGTCAGCGCTGGGAAAAAGTAGAAAACAGAGGCGCTGATCAGCAGAATTCCCCGCATTTTTTCTTTTGCATCTAAAAACGTCCAGGAAAGGCACAGCCAGGATCCCCCCGCGTACTGAATGGCCAACGGCAGGTACCAAAGGAAAAGAGCCGATGCGGTCGGCCCCTTCTGAAAGGCATGGTAGGCGATGCCTTCCATGCGCTGGTGCAGCCCCAGGCGAAGGTAAAGCTGGTTCAGCATGGCTTTGCATGCGCTCAGATCGCCCCAGACGGCTAAAAGGAGAGCCCCAATGGCTAATTCGGCACCGACGAAAACGATAAACAACCGCCACCGGGACCCCCTGTCTTCCCCAAAAAGCGAAGAGTAAAGCAGCGTCAAGCCAATCGCCGCCGTAACAAAAACCCCTAGTTCCATGCTGTGCCAGAATTGAAGACCCGCCAGAATCCCCGCGACTCCCGTTCGGATCCAGCGGATTTTGTCTTTCTCCTCGAATGAATAAACAAAAACAGTCAGAGCCAGCAGGCCGAAAAAATGCCGGTCTGGAAAATAGGGGCAGATAAGCGGAAACCCTACGGTCGCCACAATCCAGAGCAGACGATTCCTCAGGATCGCACGTAAAAGGAAGGCCAGCGCAACATATCCCAGGGGAAAAGTCAGCGCATCGATCAGTTTTTTGGAGGCAACGGAGATCCCGAACCAGGCGAACGCTGCCGCAGGCTTAAGAACGTTGTGAAGGACTCCCTGAGCAATGAAAATGTCGCGGAAAAGAACTTTGCCATGCAAAAAATCCATGGCAGGGCCCAATTGATCGGCTTCATGGTAAGTATCCACCGCAAAGGGTGGGTTCCAGCCCGGGAAAACCCACACGTACAGAAGAACGAGACTTGGGATAAAGACCCACAAAGAAATCTTCTCGGAAGGCTCTTCCCCTTGATTGATATAGCCTGACAGGGCAACCCCGAAAGCACCGAGGGAAACGGCGAATAGGGCCAGCCGACCGATCGCGCAGAGGATAGAAATCATTGCTCCTACAGCAACGAACTGGAGGAGGATTAACCCGAACAGGACGAGCGGTCGGCTGCGATGCCGCCACGCTTTTCGGTTAGCGGTATGCCACGCCAGCGTAAAAGCCGGGATAAAAGTAAGAAATAAAAGCTGAAAAAGAACTTGCTGATCTTTATTGTTTCCGAGGAAAAACCAAGTTTGACGGAGCGTGTGGCTGGCATTACCGAAGAAGCCGAGACTGATGAGGCGGGCCAGAACGAGTGATACGGCAAAACCACTGATGGCGAACCAGGCCGAACGCCACCGGTTGCCGGCTGAATCGATCACGAACCAGGCAGATTCAGGCGGTCGGAGCCTTCGCCGATGCTCGCCGCCGCCGGTTCTCCTTCCATCGGGCGGTCTCCGGCGGAGATGAGTTTTTCCTCAAAGCGCGTCAACCGCCGCTCGGCTTCAGAGAAGCGCGTCTGGGCGTTTGAAATGTGCATGCCGACTTTCCGAAAATCCTCCGTAAAGCGCATGAGTTCATCCCGGAGACGGTTCAGCTGCTGGATAATTTCTTTGGCGCGCTCTTCCACGCGCATGCCGCGAAACCCCTGGGCCAGCGTCATCAGATACACATAAAAAGAATTGGGAGAGACCGGCATCACCTGCCGCGACGTGGCATAGGCGTAGAGCGCCTTTTCGCCGTCCTCTTCCTCCCCCTTGATGATGGTTTCGTAATACACGTTCTCCGCCGGAATGTACATCAGGGCAAAGGGAAAGGTCCCTTCATCCGGCAGGACATATTTTTCGCGGATATCATCGATGTGTTTCTTCACGTTGCGAACAAACTCCTTGCGGGCGGCCCGGCGCTCCTCGTCCGTTTTAGCTTCGAGCATCCGCCGGAAATTCTCCAGCGGGAATTTGGCGTCGACCGGGACGATCCCGTCTTTCAGGCGGATGATGGCATCGACCACGTTCCCGGTCTGGAAACGATGCTGCAGGGCGAGATGCTCGGGAGGCAGGATCTCCCGAAGAAGGTTTTCCAGCAGGACCTCCCCCATCCCGCCCCGGAGCTTGGGCGGCCGCAGGATATCCTGCAGGGAGGTGATGTCTTTCACCATCGACTGGATTTGGATGTTGGCTTGTGAAAGCTGTCCCAGCTGATTGCGCAAGTCGCCGTAGATTTTCGCGGCATTGTCCAGGCGCTGGTTGATCTCGCCGGAGGAATCGCGCAGGTTGTGAGAGACCGCTTCGAGCTGTTTCTGCAGGAGCGTCGCGTTTTGTGAGAGGTTCTCTGATACTTGCTTGCGCAGGGAATCGATTTGCTGCTGCATGAGCGATAGCCCCGCGTCCGGGGACGGGCGACGCATCCGCAGAAGGAGTCCCACGACAACGATCACAAGAAGAGTGGTCAGGGCGACGAGGGAAAGGAGCATAACGCTATTCTATCACGGCGGGCTGGGCCGCATCCGGTCCATTCGGGCGGCCTGGTCAAAGGCCCATTGCGCCCGGGCGCCGCGCTGGGTGACGTAGTAGAGAGTCCCCATCCAGCGGAAAGCTTCCGGTTGCCGGGTAATGTCGTAAATGAAAAAACAATTGCTCACCAGCGCTTTGGGCTGGAGATGCGCCTGCGGCCAGGCGAATCCTTCCGGAGCGGACTGCATCACTTTGGTGGCGATCGCCAGGTAAACCGGTCGGCTTGTCTCCGCGATCAGCTCGCCTTGATACTCCCGGCTGACCAGCGCGGGAGAATACAGGTCCTGATAAACCAACCCCTCGGCGCGCGGATCTCCCGCTCCGGAGTAGCAAAGGATCAGTCCAGGCCGGCCTTCCTTTTCCCAGTAATGCGCCAAAGCCGGGAGCGACTGTCCCCAATCCTGATCGGAATCTTCCATCCAACGATATCCCTGACGAGGTCCTCCGGCCATTTCGTTGAAATAGGAAAGATAATTCGGATGAACCCGATACACATCCACCCAGGCCAGAACCAGCAGAACCCCCAGCGCCGCACGGCTCGGAAGGCCCTGAAGTCGGCTCGCCACCCCGGCGGCCAAGCCCGCGATCGCCAGATACACCGGCGAGAAATGAACCGATGACACAGCGGATCCAAAGAAAAAGGCCGGGATCAAACACGCGCCTGCGAAAATCATGAAATATTGGCGGGCCGCGCGTTGTCCCGGATTCTGAATCCGGGCGAAAGCCCCCCAGAGGCCGAGCGCGATCACGCACAGCGGCGCTTTAATCAGCCAGGCTGCCCACGAAAGATAGGCAGGAGCGATTTTGTAAGTTTGACCATGCCAATAGTAAGGCAAGGGTCGATTAAACAGCACAAAAACATTTACAAAGGACGCCCGAAAAGCTTCCCAGGCCCCTGACCACGGAAGATACGCCAGAAAAACCACCAATGCGGTTGAACCCAGTAATTTAAGCAGATCAATCACTGGGGAATATATCGGCGTTGTCTTCGTTTGCCGACGGTTTAGAAGTTGCAGAGCCAGGAAAGTAAATACAAGCGGTAACGCTGACAGTTTGCACAGAAGCGCCAGACCTGTTGAGGCCCCGCTGGCGTATAAAAAACGGTCCTCCCGGTTTTCCATCCATCGGCTATGGCACCAGAGCGCCAATAGAATAAAAAGATACATCGGCGCTTCCAGGAGCGCGAGACTGGCCCGCGAAAGGAAGATCGGCGTAGCCAAATAGCAGAGAAGGCTGATCAGTCCGCCGCCCACCCCCCAACTGGCGCTCATCCAGC belongs to Elusimicrobiota bacterium and includes:
- a CDS encoding gliding motility-associated C-terminal domain-containing protein codes for the protein MRIGWARTFAAVVFAASTLSAASRLSVQMSGRVLTPNGDGINDAVTFNIQSDQESSAQATVINVQGRRVVTLLPEASGRYQWNGRDETGRVVESGVYLVQIVQNSSLFNGVVAVAR
- a CDS encoding DNA recombination protein RmuC — protein: MLLSLVALTTLLVIVVVGLLLRMRRPSPDAGLSLMQQQIDSLRKQVSENLSQNATLLQKQLEAVSHNLRDSSGEINQRLDNAAKIYGDLRNQLGQLSQANIQIQSMVKDITSLQDILRPPKLRGGMGEVLLENLLREILPPEHLALQHRFQTGNVVDAIIRLKDGIVPVDAKFPLENFRRMLEAKTDEERRAARKEFVRNVKKHIDDIREKYVLPDEGTFPFALMYIPAENVYYETIIKGEEEDGEKALYAYATSRQVMPVSPNSFYVYLMTLAQGFRGMRVEERAKEIIQQLNRLRDELMRFTEDFRKVGMHISNAQTRFSEAERRLTRFEEKLISAGDRPMEGEPAAASIGEGSDRLNLPGS
- a CDS encoding glycosyltransferase family 39 protein, whose amino-acid sequence is MTRRMGWGIASLLLTAHLLFSLHAARHLSPAWDEIVYPSAGVAQWQTRSITRNREHPFLAKLISSFPLLPLRPARLEFSPTGNTQDDYRAGFSFTFHNRLNPKTLIFWSRVPAVVCSVLAGALLFGWMSASWGVGGGLISLLCYLATPIFLSRASLALLEAPMYLFILLALWCHSRWMENREDRFLYASGASTGLALLCKLSALPLVFTFLALQLLNRRQTKTTPIYSPVIDLLKLLGSTALVVFLAYLPWSGAWEAFRASFVNVFVLFNRPLPYYWHGQTYKIAPAYLSWAAWLIKAPLCVIALGLWGAFARIQNPGQRAARQYFMIFAGACLIPAFFFGSAVSSVHFSPVYLAIAGLAAGVASRLQGLPSRAALGVLLVLAWVDVYRVHPNYLSYFNEMAGGPRQGYRWMEDSDQDWGQSLPALAHYWEKEGRPGLILCYSGAGDPRAEGLVYQDLYSPALVSREYQGELIAETSRPVYLAIATKVMQSAPEGFAWPQAHLQPKALVSNCFFIYDITRQPEAFRWMGTLYYVTQRGARAQWAFDQAARMDRMRPSPP